The Equus quagga isolate Etosha38 unplaced genomic scaffold, UCLA_HA_Equagga_1.0 HiC_scaffold_13296_RagTag, whole genome shotgun sequence genome includes the window atggggccgggcccctatgacaaagtttaatttataacttaggcacagtaagagattaacaacagtaaccaataataaagttggctttgcggccattattaagtaaaataaagaactACTTGAACACAGGCACCACAACATCTCAGCAGTCAGCCTGATAActgagacggctactaagtgactaaaggGTGTGGCGCATACAGCATGGACACATTGGACAAAGGGATGATGCACGTTCCAGACAGGACAGAGCGGGATAGCAccagatttcatcatgctactcagaacagggTGCACTTTAGAATTTATGATGTGTTTATTTctgcaattttccatttaatattttcagatcgCAGCTGACCGTGAGTAACCAAAACTGCGGCAAGCAAAACCagagataaggggagactactgtatttTCAGGGTCAGAGCTATCCCAGAAGCCTCAAGATGAGCAGATTCAGGAGACCTGGAGTTCCATATGATAGTTAAATCGATACAGCAGAAAGACATCACATGACCCACGGTGCAAATACTTACAAGCCATATGCAGTTCCCAGCTGATGTTCAGGAACTACAAATGCCACCATTGGCCACAACGTACAGGCAAGTAATGAATAAGAGATTCCCAGCAGACACTACAGAAAGCAACATGGAAAAAGCTAAAAGTCTTATATGAACCAAAAGTAAATTTCCTTTGATGCAGATGAGCAAGAGTAACATAATAACTAATATACAAATACTCATGCAAATGTTATTACAATTAGGCTAAAACtcaaatttaacagaaaaaagtcCTGGCCCTCTCTAACAATATGTCTCTAGtgacaaaatacacacacactgttttaaccattttatattatatgcatatatatatataactagcTGGGCCCAAGGTGCAGTCAATGAccaagcaagaaaataaaactaatttgcCAAAAGTTATTACCAATGTTTCAGGCAAGCTAATTATCCAGTATTTATTAGGAATTACAAATTAAGCCATCAAGACAACATCACACCAACAGTCCATTATCTTACCTCTGGGTCATCAACACCCAAatggagagcagggcagagaacCAACAACCACCACTGGTTGTTAAACATCACCTAACGCTGactttttcttcaattaaaaaagaaaccttatgatttaagttaaaataagatcGTTTACACCtgtcagattggcaaagattaaaataatGCCAATGTCCAACACAGGCAAGGACACTAAAAACAGACACATTCATATGTTACTGGCAAAGTTTAAATGGGTGGACAGTTATTGGAGTTGTCGTTCACGGTATTTATCAAGATGTCACACGTGCAAAGCCTCCGCTACAGCGTTTCCGCTTCTAGGAATCTGTCCTCCAGAATTCTCACCAAGTGCACAAATAAATATACAGGGAAGAAACGCAGCACTTCAGCCTGTGGGCTTAGAAATGACATTCTGAAGAACAATAACACAAACTTGATGAATTCACTATCACTTCTGACCTACTAAGagtcaaaaacaaaagaattcaaaacCATGGATATTGGGCCGACAGCTTTTTTTGGTCACCTATGatggaattatttcttttaatgaaatacaaaaaacaaaaattaagctaACAAGCATTTGGCTTTTATAAGACTactttatttcaaattctatttcaGCATTAAGATCACTCTGTTaaatgagacaaatgaaaagacaagtacCTTATGCGTGAATATTAATACTGATACTCTGAAAATGTTTTGCAGAAACTGAAATCAAGTTATCGTTCTCTGCACTGTCATAAGCACTCCATCGGAGGAGCTGACTGTGCCTCCAGACGTGCATGCAGAGTCCTGGCTGAAGCCCCAAGCCCCCAGGTGCTCATGGAGACATTACCATAGCAATCCAAGGGTTCCACAGCGTCAAGGCCAGCATCATGTGGGAAGCAAGAGTGGCTGCCACTGCACACAGGACCCAAACAATGTTCCTTCCTGTTTTATCCACCAGGAGCCCAAATACTGGGGACATGGGAGCTGATATGACATAGACAACACTGTCCAGAGaacataaaagatatttaataaaacatgtcacagctaaaaaaaaaaaaaaatgcacaaagtcCCTAAAACCATCAGGCAAAGCAAACCCTAGCTCATTAATTTAACATTAGCCTAAAACGGTCATCAGTAAACAGAAATATGAAGAGCGGTGCAAGACTTCTTCGGTTTTCCATTAATGCACAGATGGCCACTCAGGATTCAAGTCCCACCAGAGTCTTGGCCTCACAGTGGATGTTACATCACATAAGTCTTTTTTGTCTCAAACAACTGGCTATAATTAAAGATCCAGGCTATGCACACAATAAGCACTTAGAGAATTAATGAAATACCTGTTAATTGCACTTGCTGCCTCAGATGAAAATCCAAACTTCTctataaagaaaactctaaaataaagagagagagaaataaacactttagaGAGaactgctgtttttaaaaagtaaaggcaaaataaagctGAATAAAAATAACTAGGCCTTCTTGATACT containing:
- the LOC124231949 gene encoding major facilitator superfamily domain-containing protein 1-like: FSLKNLSVFVIGGITCILSLICALALAYLDQRAERILHKEQGKTGEVIKLTDVKDFSLPLWLIFIICVSYYVAVFPFIGLGKVFFIEKFGFSSEAASAINSVVYVISAPMSPVFGLLVDKTGRNIVWVLCAVAATLASHMMLALTLWNPWIAMCLLGISYSLLACTLWPMVAFVVPEHQLGTAYGL